In one window of Paraflavitalea soli DNA:
- the tamL gene encoding translocation and assembly module lipoprotein TamL, with amino-acid sequence MRRQGYIYGLLLTGFVVVMASCSNTKHLPANDALYLGATVKVKAEGLGKKKRKALATELTSLTRPRPNRKFLGIRFKLWIYNLAGNPTSETSFRGKLKNKTGEPPVLLSEVSLTRNADILQNYLQNKGFFQAEVTGDTTVKHKKARATYKVKTGKQYIIDTVRYEMDSSFLGNTIRQTEKQTILKRGEPYSLDVIKLERERIDAYLKDNGFYYFNPEYLMVETDSTIGNNRVNMYVVLKPGLPRNAKEMYTIKDVVIYTNFRLNANTDSSRRGGELYKGYTVVDRAKLYKPYLFEQAMQFQPNDIYNRKDHNLSLNRLINLGVFKFVKNRFERDTTSPFAQLNTYYYLTPNPKKSLRAELNGTSKSNNLVGTNLSVSWRNRNTFRAGELLKITASGGAEVQYSSAQKGYNVYRIGLEGSLTFPRFLIPFFKINPKGGFVPKTNMLVGYDMLNKRKLYTLNSFRASYGYAWKESLYKEHQFNPISINYVQPLNVTDEYKAQMALDPTLEKAIEKQFILGSTYNFTYDDRIDKQAHSSGFYFSGTLDASGNLAGLILGDSNSGKSGQLFGAVFSQYVKGEADLRYYLQTGAKSSWANRLIIGASLPHGNSRSLPYIKQFFSGGTNSIRAFRNRGLGPGTYYDVTQTGVQDQTGDIKLELNTELRGKLFSIVEGAAFVDAGNIWLYNNDPNKPGAQFSKTFLKEIAVGAGLGLRLDVTILIIRLDVAFPLRKPWLPDGERWVVDKIQFGNSAWRKDNLIWNLGIGYPF; translated from the coding sequence TTGAGAAGACAAGGATATATATACGGACTGTTATTGACTGGCTTTGTGGTGGTGATGGCCTCCTGCAGCAATACGAAGCACCTGCCGGCCAATGATGCGTTGTACCTGGGCGCCACCGTGAAAGTGAAGGCTGAAGGACTGGGCAAGAAAAAGAGAAAGGCCCTTGCCACGGAACTGACCTCCTTAACACGCCCCCGGCCCAACCGGAAATTCCTGGGCATCCGGTTCAAGCTCTGGATATATAACCTGGCCGGTAATCCAACATCAGAAACTTCTTTCCGGGGCAAACTAAAAAATAAAACAGGAGAACCACCGGTATTGCTGAGCGAGGTTAGTCTGACCCGGAATGCCGACATTTTACAAAACTACCTGCAGAACAAAGGTTTTTTCCAGGCGGAGGTGACCGGTGATACGACGGTGAAACATAAAAAAGCAAGAGCTACCTATAAGGTCAAGACCGGCAAACAATACATCATTGATACCGTACGGTATGAAATGGATAGCAGTTTTCTTGGCAATACTATCCGGCAAACAGAAAAACAAACCATACTGAAGCGGGGCGAGCCGTATAGCCTGGATGTGATCAAGCTGGAACGTGAACGCATCGATGCTTATTTAAAGGACAATGGCTTTTACTATTTCAATCCTGAATACCTGATGGTTGAAACCGACAGTACGATTGGCAATAACCGGGTGAATATGTATGTGGTATTGAAACCCGGATTGCCCCGGAATGCCAAAGAGATGTATACGATCAAGGATGTAGTGATCTATACCAATTTCCGGCTGAATGCCAACACCGATAGTTCCCGGCGCGGCGGGGAGTTGTACAAGGGATATACAGTGGTAGATCGTGCCAAACTGTATAAGCCTTACCTGTTTGAGCAGGCCATGCAATTCCAACCCAATGATATTTATAACCGAAAGGACCATAACTTATCACTGAACCGCCTGATCAACCTGGGTGTATTCAAGTTTGTGAAGAACCGGTTTGAACGGGATACCACCTCTCCTTTTGCCCAGTTGAACACTTATTATTACCTCACACCCAATCCCAAGAAATCATTGCGTGCTGAACTGAATGGCACATCCAAGAGCAATAACCTGGTAGGTACCAATCTTTCTGTATCCTGGCGCAACCGCAATACGTTCCGTGCCGGTGAATTGCTCAAGATCACGGCATCAGGTGGTGCGGAAGTGCAATACAGCAGTGCGCAGAAAGGCTATAATGTATACCGTATCGGGCTGGAAGGATCGCTGACCTTTCCCCGGTTCCTGATCCCTTTCTTCAAGATCAATCCGAAAGGCGGTTTTGTACCCAAAACCAATATGCTGGTAGGGTACGACATGTTGAACAAGCGCAAGCTGTATACCCTCAATTCATTCAGGGCCTCCTATGGTTATGCCTGGAAAGAAAGTCTTTATAAGGAACACCAATTCAATCCCATCAGCATTAACTACGTGCAGCCACTGAACGTAACCGATGAGTACAAAGCACAAATGGCGCTTGACCCTACGCTGGAAAAAGCCATCGAAAAGCAGTTCATACTCGGCAGCACATATAATTTTACGTATGATGACCGGATAGATAAGCAAGCCCATTCTTCGGGCTTCTATTTCAGCGGTACACTGGATGCTTCGGGCAACCTGGCAGGCCTGATCCTGGGGGATAGCAACAGCGGCAAATCGGGCCAGCTATTCGGCGCTGTATTTTCGCAATATGTAAAGGGAGAAGCCGATCTCCGGTATTACCTGCAAACGGGCGCCAAAAGCAGCTGGGCCAACCGCCTCATCATCGGCGCCAGCTTGCCCCATGGCAATTCCAGATCCCTGCCTTATATCAAACAGTTTTTCAGTGGCGGTACCAATAGTATACGGGCCTTCCGCAACCGTGGTCTGGGGCCTGGCACTTATTATGATGTTACCCAAACAGGGGTGCAGGACCAAACGGGCGATATCAAGCTGGAGCTCAATACGGAGTTACGCGGCAAACTGTTTAGTATTGTGGAAGGGGCGGCCTTTGTAGATGCCGGCAATATCTGGCTGTACAATAATGATCCCAATAAACCGGGCGCCCAGTTCAGTAAAACTTTCCTGAAAGAAATAGCGGTAGGGGCAGGTTTGGGCTTGCGCCTGGACGTTACGATCCTCATCATCCGGCTGGATGTGGCTTTTCCGCTGCGCAAGCCCTGGCTGCCTGATGGTGAGCGCTGGGTAGTTGATAAGATACAGTTTGGCAATAGCGCCTGGAGAAAAGACAACCTCATCTGGAACCTGGGTATCGGGTATCCGTTTTAA
- a CDS encoding translocation/assembly module TamB domain-containing protein, whose protein sequence is MKQPTTVPAKLKKIGRIVLKTILVILGVLILLLVLIQTPPVQNFLRGKAVSWLEKKLQTKVAVGKLYIGFPKKIVLEGIYLEDRQKDTLFYGGRMKFDVNLWRLFKSELLVNEVNLEGITAHIKRTLPDTTFNFQFIVDAFAPKEPSAPSTDTSSMKMAIKHVVLDKVQARYNDVVTGNDMAVYVGHLDTRIDVFDPTHSIFSVPATRLSGLRARIYQRKPLVNEESPATDSADAAAGTDLQLSFKQIALEDCALDYGNDVSAFYTNLQLGELTVDMRQLDLTKRIVRLDEVNLNNTTATVRMGKKPAAKVVVKEIKQEVKAQADAGWLVTVGQLQLEKTAFRMDDDNAPKAKAGMDYAHLDLQDLQFGARDIHYSTDTISGQIEAGSFTEQSGFKLQQLQTSFQYTAKGAYLHDLLVETPGTRLERSVDVSYPSLEALQKNISLLQLDMDVQNSKVQVKDILTFAPDLHAQPAFANPNATWYINSRVSGSVKDLRIASFRVKGLQQTNVEMAGYIKGLPDMKQLQANLVIKDISSSAKDVRMLLPAGTIPATITIPSQFNLSGKVNGTEKNLFADLLLNTTLGTATFKGTVQNPADSNNIGYDAVVTTRSFDLKQLLQQPDLGLLTMEVSAKGKGRVPKTMDATVNGKIAVAEYKGYTYRDFKVNGHMAQQQFTVQAGIQNDPIHFSLDASGSVASTYPAIKLHAVIDSINTKALHLTEDAILYRGNIDADFPILNIDSLKGRLLVSKNLLVMGEKRIETDSVEVVADITDSGKVIRLNSEVLTAQLWGQYRLTELGTVVQRSVQKYFSNTTDSLTALPPYDFRVNATLINKPLLQGFVPDLKKMEPVLLTGHFTSNGGLNASLKAPLVIYGANEISNLALTANTNEERLQAVVTIDGVKVGQSLNVYGASLRANLADNKINFALNTTDVNGKDKYHLEGLLSQPTKGVYEFSMRPDSLMLNYQPWLASNDNVIRIDSTNITARNFWLSFMDQRLTIQTREDQQGQPLGVEFSRFRIATLASFIQKDSLLADGELNGNISFTNITKAPVFVGDLTVNNLSVNKDTLGDLHAVVNNKVTDNYDADITLTGRGNDVGVKGVYKVADVSSFDFNVAVRQLQLNTLEGVSMGSIKKASGTVNGQFAITGTMDKPSVNGELNFNKAILTPAALSTALKIDQEKISITNEGVVFDKFTIRDSANNTAELDGTAYTTNFSNYKFDLVFNARNFQALNSTKKDNNLYYGQLYLNSRLSIKGTELHPVVDGSLKVNEKTKLTVVLPQEDPGVQDREGIVRFVDRDSLANDTLWVDARLDSLNMTDIRDYDISVNITIDKEAELNLIVDEGNGDLLRVKGEANLNGGIDPSGKVTLTGTYELEQGSYELSFNFLKRKFDIQKGSRLIWQGEPTKADVDITAMYVANTAPIDLVESQLDQMPASTRNTYRQKLPFEVYLIMTGDLMKPKIAFDIKLPEDKNYGIDKSIVENSNTKLEQLRQQPAEMNKQVFALLLLNRFIREDPFITGNSSLTAEGFARQSVSKLLTEQLNRLASGLIEGVDINFDVQSEEDYSTGEFRNRTDLNVEVSKRLLNDRLKVTVGSNFELEGSQNTNRQSNNIAGNVSLDYQLSRDGRYMVRAYRKNEYEGILEGYIVETGVGLVITIDYNKFREIFESAKKREARRLERQKQRLEREGKKEEPPVVPPKTN, encoded by the coding sequence TTGAAACAACCGACCACTGTGCCTGCTAAACTCAAAAAGATCGGGCGGATCGTTCTCAAGACGATCCTGGTCATCCTGGGCGTATTGATCCTGTTGCTGGTACTGATACAAACGCCCCCTGTTCAAAACTTCCTCCGGGGTAAGGCGGTGAGCTGGCTGGAAAAGAAGCTCCAAACGAAAGTGGCCGTAGGCAAGTTGTATATCGGTTTTCCCAAAAAGATCGTACTGGAAGGCATTTACCTCGAGGACCGGCAAAAGGATACGCTGTTCTATGGCGGCCGCATGAAGTTTGACGTAAACCTGTGGCGCTTGTTCAAAAGTGAATTGCTGGTGAATGAGGTGAACCTGGAAGGCATTACCGCCCATATTAAGCGGACCCTGCCGGATACCACGTTCAATTTCCAGTTTATTGTAGATGCTTTTGCCCCCAAAGAACCCTCCGCTCCTTCTACGGATACGAGCAGCATGAAGATGGCGATCAAACATGTGGTACTGGATAAAGTGCAGGCCCGCTACAATGATGTGGTGACGGGCAACGATATGGCGGTATATGTAGGTCACCTGGATACGCGCATTGATGTGTTTGACCCCACCCACTCTATCTTTTCTGTGCCCGCTACCAGGCTAAGTGGTTTAAGGGCCCGTATTTACCAGCGTAAACCACTGGTGAACGAAGAATCGCCGGCCACAGACAGTGCAGATGCCGCTGCGGGCACAGACCTGCAATTATCCTTTAAACAAATAGCGCTGGAAGATTGCGCCCTCGATTATGGCAATGATGTGAGCGCTTTTTATACCAATCTCCAACTGGGCGAACTGACGGTAGACATGCGGCAGCTGGACCTGACCAAACGCATCGTACGGCTGGATGAGGTGAATCTGAACAATACCACAGCCACGGTACGCATGGGCAAGAAGCCGGCGGCCAAAGTGGTGGTGAAAGAAATAAAACAGGAAGTGAAGGCGCAGGCGGATGCCGGCTGGCTGGTGACGGTGGGACAACTCCAACTGGAGAAAACCGCTTTCCGGATGGATGATGACAATGCACCCAAAGCGAAAGCCGGTATGGACTATGCGCACCTGGACCTGCAAGACCTGCAGTTTGGGGCCAGGGATATCCACTACAGCACGGACACGATCAGCGGGCAAATTGAAGCAGGCAGCTTTACCGAACAATCGGGTTTCAAGCTGCAACAACTGCAAACCAGTTTTCAATATACCGCCAAAGGTGCTTACCTGCACGACCTGCTGGTGGAAACGCCGGGCACCCGGCTGGAAAGAAGTGTGGATGTAAGTTATCCTTCCCTGGAAGCTTTACAAAAGAATATCAGTCTGCTGCAACTGGATATGGATGTGCAGAACAGCAAGGTGCAGGTAAAGGATATCCTTACGTTTGCACCTGACCTGCATGCGCAACCCGCTTTTGCCAATCCCAATGCGACCTGGTATATCAACAGCCGGGTGAGCGGATCGGTGAAGGACTTGCGTATTGCATCCTTTCGTGTGAAAGGCTTACAGCAAACGAATGTGGAGATGGCTGGCTATATCAAAGGCCTGCCGGACATGAAACAGCTGCAGGCCAACCTGGTGATCAAAGACATCAGCAGCAGCGCCAAAGATGTGCGGATGCTATTGCCTGCCGGTACGATCCCCGCTACTATTACGATCCCTTCGCAATTCAACCTGAGCGGTAAGGTGAATGGTACAGAAAAAAATCTCTTCGCCGATCTGCTGCTCAATACCACGTTGGGCACGGCTACTTTTAAAGGTACCGTGCAGAACCCTGCCGATTCCAATAATATCGGGTATGATGCGGTGGTAACCACCCGCTCTTTCGATCTGAAGCAGTTGCTGCAACAACCCGACCTGGGATTGCTGACGATGGAGGTAAGCGCCAAAGGCAAGGGCCGTGTACCCAAAACAATGGATGCTACGGTTAATGGAAAAATAGCCGTAGCGGAATACAAAGGCTATACGTACCGTGACTTCAAAGTGAACGGCCATATGGCGCAACAACAATTTACGGTGCAAGCCGGCATTCAAAATGATCCCATTCATTTCTCCCTCGATGCATCGGGCAGTGTAGCCAGTACTTATCCCGCCATCAAACTGCATGCAGTGATCGACAGCATCAATACCAAAGCATTGCACCTGACAGAGGACGCTATTCTTTACCGGGGCAATATAGACGCAGACTTCCCCATCCTGAACATAGATAGTTTGAAAGGACGCCTGCTGGTGAGTAAGAACCTGCTGGTGATGGGTGAAAAACGGATCGAAACAGATAGCGTGGAGGTAGTCGCTGACATTACTGATTCCGGTAAGGTGATCCGCCTGAACAGTGAAGTACTCACGGCACAACTGTGGGGACAGTACCGGCTCACCGAACTGGGTACGGTGGTACAGCGGTCGGTGCAAAAGTATTTTTCCAATACGACGGATTCACTCACCGCACTCCCACCCTATGATTTCAGGGTAAATGCCACGTTGATCAATAAACCCCTGCTACAGGGATTTGTGCCCGACCTGAAAAAGATGGAGCCCGTGCTACTGACAGGACATTTTACCAGCAATGGCGGATTGAATGCCTCGCTGAAAGCGCCGCTGGTGATCTATGGCGCCAATGAGATCAGTAACCTGGCGCTGACGGCCAATACAAATGAAGAGCGCTTGCAGGCCGTGGTCACGATCGATGGCGTTAAGGTGGGGCAATCCTTAAATGTATATGGTGCTTCCTTAAGGGCCAACCTGGCTGACAACAAGATCAACTTTGCGTTGAACACGACGGATGTGAATGGCAAAGACAAGTATCACCTGGAAGGGCTGTTGTCGCAGCCCACTAAAGGGGTGTATGAGTTTTCCATGCGGCCCGATTCGCTGATGCTGAACTACCAGCCCTGGCTGGCTAGCAATGACAATGTGATCAGGATAGACTCTACCAATATTACGGCCCGTAACTTCTGGCTGAGCTTTATGGACCAGCGGCTGACGATCCAGACAAGAGAAGATCAACAGGGACAACCTTTAGGGGTTGAGTTCTCCAGGTTCAGGATCGCCACACTGGCTAGTTTTATCCAGAAAGATTCGCTGCTGGCAGATGGAGAACTGAATGGTAATATCAGCTTCACCAATATTACGAAGGCGCCTGTGTTTGTGGGTGATCTTACGGTCAATAACCTTAGTGTAAATAAAGATACGCTGGGTGACCTGCATGCGGTGGTGAACAATAAAGTGACGGATAATTATGATGCGGATATTACGCTGACGGGACGCGGTAATGATGTAGGTGTGAAAGGGGTATACAAAGTAGCAGATGTAAGTTCCTTTGACTTTAATGTAGCGGTGCGGCAATTACAACTCAACACCCTGGAGGGGGTGAGCATGGGCAGCATCAAGAAAGCATCAGGTACGGTGAATGGACAGTTTGCCATTACTGGCACGATGGATAAACCTTCGGTAAACGGGGAACTGAATTTCAACAAAGCGATACTGACGCCGGCTGCGCTGAGCACGGCGCTGAAAATAGACCAGGAGAAAATAAGCATCACGAATGAAGGGGTGGTATTTGACAAGTTCACGATCCGGGATTCGGCCAACAATACGGCGGAACTGGATGGGACGGCCTATACTACGAACTTCAGCAATTATAAGTTTGACCTGGTATTCAATGCGCGCAATTTTCAGGCGCTGAACAGTACCAAGAAAGACAATAACCTGTATTATGGTCAGCTGTACCTGAACAGCCGGCTTTCGATCAAAGGCACAGAACTGCACCCGGTAGTAGACGGATCGCTGAAGGTGAATGAAAAAACCAAACTCACGGTGGTATTGCCGCAGGAAGACCCGGGTGTACAGGACCGGGAAGGGATCGTACGTTTTGTGGACCGCGACTCCCTGGCCAATGATACCTTATGGGTGGATGCCCGACTTGACTCCCTCAACATGACGGATATCCGGGACTATGATATTTCGGTCAATATTACCATCGATAAAGAAGCGGAACTGAACCTGATCGTAGATGAAGGCAATGGTGATCTGCTGCGGGTGAAAGGCGAAGCCAACCTCAACGGCGGTATTGACCCCAGCGGCAAGGTAACGCTGACGGGTACTTATGAACTGGAGCAAGGCAGTTATGAGCTGTCCTTCAATTTCCTGAAACGCAAATTTGATATTCAAAAAGGCAGCCGCCTCATCTGGCAGGGCGAACCTACCAAGGCAGATGTAGACATCACCGCCATGTATGTGGCCAATACGGCACCCATTGACCTGGTGGAAAGTCAGCTGGATCAAATGCCGGCCAGCACACGCAACACGTACCGGCAAAAACTGCCCTTTGAAGTGTACCTGATCATGACGGGCGACCTGATGAAACCCAAAATCGCTTTTGACATCAAGCTGCCGGAGGATAAAAATTACGGGATAGACAAATCGATCGTAGAAAACTCCAATACCAAGCTGGAGCAATTGCGGCAGCAACCGGCAGAAATGAACAAGCAGGTGTTTGCGCTGCTGCTGCTGAACCGGTTTATCCGGGAAGATCCCTTCATTACGGGCAATAGCAGCCTAACGGCGGAGGGATTTGCCCGGCAGAGCGTGAGCAAACTTTTAACGGAACAACTGAACCGGCTGGCGTCGGGACTGATAGAAGGCGTGGACATCAATTTTGATGTGCAGTCGGAAGAGGATTATAGTACCGGTGAATTCAGGAACCGGACGGACCTGAATGTGGAGGTATCGAAACGACTGTTGAATGACCGCCTGAAGGTAACCGTGGGCAGCAATTTTGAACTGGAAGGATCGCAGAATACGAACCGGCAGAGCAATAATATTGCGGGCAATGTATCATTGGATTACCAACTGAGCCGTGATGGCCGGTATATGGTGCGGGCATACCGCAAGAATGAATATGAAGGCATACTGGAGGGTTATATAGTAGAGACGGGTGTGGGCCTGGTGATCACGATCGACTATAATAAGTTCCGGGAAATATTTGAATCGGCGAAGAAGCGGGAGGCGAGGCGGCTGGAACGGCAAAAGCAAAGACTTGAACGGGAAGGAAAGAAGGAAGAGCCACCTGTGGTGCCGCCGAAAACGAATTAG
- a CDS encoding CinA family protein codes for MLFENKANTIRALLAARHETIAVAESVTAGYVQAILSSAEEASFFFQGGITTYNLGQKCKHLHIDPIEAEFSNCVSAKVALQMSIGVQKLFMSDYGIAITGYAAPLPEKGIHDIFAYVAATYKGEVLTLEKINSSAGAAPAVQVDYAEQVLRILEGCLERS; via the coding sequence ATGCTATTTGAAAACAAAGCCAATACCATCCGCGCTTTGCTGGCTGCCCGGCACGAAACGATTGCCGTAGCAGAGAGTGTAACAGCCGGTTATGTACAAGCCATCCTCTCTTCTGCAGAAGAAGCTTCTTTCTTTTTCCAGGGCGGCATCACTACTTACAACCTGGGGCAGAAATGCAAACATCTCCACATCGATCCCATCGAAGCCGAATTCAGCAATTGCGTATCAGCTAAAGTAGCCCTGCAAATGAGCATCGGCGTTCAAAAATTATTCATGAGTGATTATGGCATTGCCATCACCGGCTATGCAGCTCCCTTGCCTGAAAAAGGCATTCATGACATCTTTGCTTATGTAGCCGCCACCTATAAAGGAGAGGTACTTACCCTCGAAAAGATCAATTCCAGCGCCGGCGCCGCCCCTGCTGTGCAGGTAGATTATGCGGAGCAGGTGCTGAGGATACTGGAAGGGTGTTTGGAAAGGAGTTGA
- a CDS encoding response regulator — protein MVEKTILLVDDDSEDQFLMQEAFSDNGIGDTLRFADNGESAIELLNQLPPHELPSLIVMDLNMPRMNGRETLSYLKQHPLYQDIPVIIYSTSINDLERTRCKEIGAAAYITKPATFTECQQIAWWFHKIGKEGKGIQEEEVQS, from the coding sequence ATGGTAGAGAAAACAATATTGCTGGTGGATGATGATTCGGAAGACCAATTTCTGATGCAGGAAGCATTCAGCGATAATGGTATTGGAGATACCCTGCGGTTTGCGGACAACGGGGAATCGGCCATTGAATTGCTGAACCAGCTGCCACCCCATGAATTGCCCTCGCTCATCGTGATGGACCTGAACATGCCCCGGATGAATGGCCGGGAAACGCTGTCCTACCTGAAGCAACATCCGCTGTACCAGGATATACCTGTTATTATTTATTCCACTTCCATTAATGACCTTGAACGCACGCGTTGCAAGGAAATTGGCGCCGCTGCCTATATTACGAAGCCGGCCACTTTTACAGAATGCCAGCAGATAGCCTGGTGGTTCCACAAGATCGGCAAGGAAGGGAAGGGGATACAGGAGGAGGAAGTACAGAGTTGA